Within the Enterobacter bugandensis genome, the region GGGTCAGTTCAACAGTCACTTTGTCGCCCGTCAAAATGCGGATGTAGTTTTTGCGCATTTTACCGGAGATGTGCGCAGTTACCACGTGACCGTTTTCCAGCTCTACGCGAA harbors:
- the infA gene encoding translation initiation factor IF-1 encodes the protein MAKEDNIEMQGTVLDTLPNTMFRVELENGHVVTAHISGKMRKNYIRILTGDKVTVELTPYDLSKGRIVFRSR